GCAGCGAACTACTGGTCAAAACTCTTGCAGCCACTGGTCAAAACCACTGCCGCGAACGGTCAATCTAAAATGCCGTCTATGGTCAGTTTAAAGTTGCAGCTAACACACCTCATTCTTTGGGTTGGACGGGCCGGTGTGGAGCAGCCCAGGACCGGGCCCTTGGAGGGAAAGCTTCAGCAGGGCATGGCCAGGGTCGTCAAACCTTCGCCGTGGTGATTGAATCGCTAATTATGGCGGTTGACTGGTGCAACGCAGTTCTTCCTCGTCAATGCCGCTCTCTACTCCCCGGAGCCGGTTGCCCCGGCCATGGCGGCGGCGTGAGGGCCGTCGCTTCGTCGGTGTAGTCGGGGCGGACACTGGATCAGTGGAAAAAGTCATCCGCGACGAAGGGGTATCACGCCTGGTCTGGCGGCCGGGGATCGCTACTTGCTGGCTGCCAAGGCCGCATGAGCTGTACCCGCGTCGGTGACCAGAACGTCGACGAGTCCTGAATTCAGTGCAGCAATCAGGGCACGTTCCTTGCCGGGCCCCCCTCCGAGAGCCATCTTGACCGGTACGGTGGACAACTGCTGCGTGGTGATTCCGATCATTCGGCTGTCCAGCAGGTGGAGTTCGCTGCCTCGTTCGTCGAGGAGGGTAGTTCCAATTTCCGCGGTCACTCCCTGCTCCAACAGCGGGGTCAGCTCTCCCATCTCATCAAGGAGCGTTGCAAGGAGCGAGCTGTGGGGCCACCCGCCCACTGTGAAGACGGCCTTGTCCAGGTGGTCCATCCGCTGGAGGGCCTGCCGGACGCCCGGCTGGCTTTTGATCATCTGGGCCGCCATTGGATCCGTGGCGATGAAGGGCGAATGAAGCGGGTACATGTGGCCCTTGGTTACCCTGCCCAGCTCCATAATGACCCGAAGGTTGTCGTAGTCGGTCGAGGCGACACCAGTGAGCTGGACCAGGTCGCAGTTCGGTGCGTCCTTGATCCTGGAGCAGGTTTCGATGATCGTCCGTCCTGGGCCCAAGCCGACAATGTCGTCTTCGTCGATGAGTTCCGTCAGCAGCTTCGATGCCACAGTGGCGATCGAGACGCGGGCGGCTTCATCACCATGTGCCGCCGGTATACAGACAATGGCTGACTGCAGGCCGTAGCGGGACGCCAAGACCTTGGAAAGCGTGGCATCAATGGGTTCCTGGAGGCGCGACGTCACCTCCACCAGCCCGTGCTCCCGGGCGTACTTCACCATGCGCCCAACCATAAAGCGCGAAACCCCCAGTTCCTCGGCTATCTCCACCGTTGACCGCCCCACCTTGAGGTGCTGAATGGCAGCGTAGACGTACTGAACTTGTTCTTCCATTTTCAATGACTTGCTCACCTGAGCATCATAAACCATATGGTGAGCGGCATCACTATTCTTTTCATTAGTACCCGACGGCGCCTGGCGCTGACGGAAAGACCACAAGTCCAAGGGAGTACATGATGGAAGTTCCAAGTTTTCAGCCCAGCCGCCGCCGCTTGATACAGCTGGCCGTGACCGCACTGGCGACCACCGCCACCCTCGCCGCGTGTTCGCCAGGAACGGGCACAGGCTCCACCAAAAGTGAAGTCAGTTCGTTCGGATGGCGGAACTTCGAAGGGCAGAACCTCAATCTGCTCATGAGTGAGCACCCGCTTTCCGCCGCACTCAAGTCGCATCTGGGCGATTTCGAAAAGAAGACCGGGATCAAGGTAAGCCTTGAAACACTCAGTGAGTCGGACTATATGGTCAAGATCCTGACCGAGCTGCAGTCCGGATCCGGTGCCTACGACGCCTTCATGACTTCCCAGCCGATGAACTATCAGTACGCCGCCGCTGACTGGATCGAAGACCTGCAGCCTTGGATTGACGATGCCAAGCACACTGCACCGGATTATGACGTGAAGGACTTCTTTCCGGCCTTGCTCAGCGCCGAACGCTGGGACAAGACGGACTTCGGCGGAGGCGGCAAGGGCGGGCTTTGGGCCATCCCGGCCAACGAGGAAGGATACGCGCTTTTTTATCGCAAGGACATCCTTGAGGCGAACCAGATCGTCGTCCCACAGACCATCGATGAACTCATCGCCGCGGCACAGAAGCTCAATGGCACACAGTTCGACGGCAAGAAAATATCCGGCTTCGTCAGTCGCGGTGACAAGACATATCCTACGCTGAACCCTTTCTCCACTTTCGCGGGTGCGTACGGCGTCAAAGACATCACGAACGGAAAGGCAACAGTCAACTCGCCGGAAGGCATCGAGGCCGTCAACAAGTGGGTGGAGCTCATGCAGACTGCCCCCAAAGCGGCCGCCACCTATACCTGGTACGAGGCGCAGCAAGACTTCCTATCCGGAACATCGGCGTTCTACATTGACGCCGACCATATGGCCCCCGACTTCGAGAAGGATGGAAGTGCCATTGCCGGTAAGGTCGGCTACGCCCTACCTCCCGAGGGGCCCAAGGGCCGTGCCTCCAGCCTGTGGCTCTGGTCCCTAGGCATGAATGCAGCGTCCAAGAACAAGGACGCCGCTTGGCAGTTCATCCAGTGGGCTACGTCTAAGGAAATCCTGACGGCGTCCATCGCCACGGGGAACATGAACCCCACCCGCATCTCCGTGGCCGACAGCCCGGAAATGGCAAAGGCCA
This genomic interval from Arthrobacter sp. PAMC 25486 contains the following:
- a CDS encoding sugar-binding transcriptional regulator, with protein sequence MSKSLKMEEQVQYVYAAIQHLKVGRSTVEIAEELGVSRFMVGRMVKYAREHGLVEVTSRLQEPIDATLSKVLASRYGLQSAIVCIPAAHGDEAARVSIATVASKLLTELIDEDDIVGLGPGRTIIETCSRIKDAPNCDLVQLTGVASTDYDNLRVIMELGRVTKGHMYPLHSPFIATDPMAAQMIKSQPGVRQALQRMDHLDKAVFTVGGWPHSSLLATLLDEMGELTPLLEQGVTAEIGTTLLDERGSELHLLDSRMIGITTQQLSTVPVKMALGGGPGKERALIAALNSGLVDVLVTDAGTAHAALAASK
- a CDS encoding sugar ABC transporter substrate-binding protein, coding for MMEVPSFQPSRRRLIQLAVTALATTATLAACSPGTGTGSTKSEVSSFGWRNFEGQNLNLLMSEHPLSAALKSHLGDFEKKTGIKVSLETLSESDYMVKILTELQSGSGAYDAFMTSQPMNYQYAAADWIEDLQPWIDDAKHTAPDYDVKDFFPALLSAERWDKTDFGGGGKGGLWAIPANEEGYALFYRKDILEANQIVVPQTIDELIAAAQKLNGTQFDGKKISGFVSRGDKTYPTLNPFSTFAGAYGVKDITNGKATVNSPEGIEAVNKWVELMQTAPKAAATYTWYEAQQDFLSGTSAFYIDADHMAPDFEKDGSAIAGKVGYALPPEGPKGRASSLWLWSLGMNAASKNKDAAWQFIQWATSKEILTASIATGNMNPTRISVADSPEMAKATADWGDYNKVWKEILSKYASWQYSPSSTWTNAGDIWATSIQSAILGQASVVDALNEAAKKIDAVIK